A window of the Rhodoferax sp. GW822-FHT02A01 genome harbors these coding sequences:
- the folP gene encoding dihydropteroate synthase: protein MFWQTSRFTIDLSSPKVMGIVNVTPDSFSDGGQFASRDAAIAHCDQLLKDGADILDIGGESTRPGAPAVPLDEELARVLPVVRHAVTLGVPVSVDTYKPAVMQAVLDLGADIINDIWALRWQGDAHGLTGQQVASAHASCGVCLMHMHREPQTMQMAPMEGDVLPQVYFFLQQAALQLQELGVDAKRICLDPGIGFGKTVQQNFALLARQAELLPLGYPVLAGWSRKSSLAAVTQTSLGSVATMDAQERMVPSVAAALIAVQNGATVVRVHDVKQTVQSLKVWAACQAAR from the coding sequence ATGTTTTGGCAAACCTCCCGCTTCACCATTGACCTCTCAAGCCCCAAGGTCATGGGCATCGTGAACGTCACGCCCGATTCCTTTTCCGACGGCGGGCAGTTCGCATCGCGCGACGCGGCAATTGCCCACTGCGACCAGTTGCTCAAGGACGGCGCGGACATCCTGGATATCGGTGGTGAATCCACGCGGCCCGGGGCACCTGCAGTACCTTTGGATGAAGAGCTGGCGCGCGTGCTGCCAGTGGTGCGCCATGCGGTGACGCTGGGTGTGCCGGTTTCGGTGGATACCTACAAGCCTGCCGTCATGCAGGCAGTGCTGGATCTGGGGGCCGACATCATCAACGACATCTGGGCCTTGCGCTGGCAAGGTGATGCCCACGGCTTGACTGGACAGCAGGTGGCAAGTGCCCACGCATCGTGCGGCGTGTGCCTGATGCATATGCACCGCGAACCGCAGACCATGCAGATGGCGCCCATGGAAGGTGACGTGTTGCCGCAGGTCTATTTCTTCTTGCAGCAGGCGGCCTTGCAATTGCAGGAGTTGGGAGTGGATGCCAAACGCATCTGCCTGGATCCCGGCATTGGCTTTGGCAAGACGGTGCAGCAGAACTTTGCCTTGCTGGCGCGCCAGGCCGAATTGTTGCCTTTGGGCTACCCGGTGCTTGCCGGTTGGTCGCGCAAATCATCGCTGGCCGCCGTGACGCAAACCTCTTTGGGCAGTGTTGCCACCATGGATGCGCAGGAGCGCATGGTGCCCAGCGTGGCGGCTGCATTGATTGCTGTGCAAAACGGTGCGACGGTGGTGCGGGTGCACGACGTCAAGCAGACCGTGCAGTCGCTCAAGGTATGGGCTGCCTGTCAGGCGGCCCGGTAG
- a CDS encoding RlmE family RNA methyltransferase → MKTKTSSKKVNKAWLHDHINDPYVKLATKEGYRARAAYKLKEIDEALHLIKPGQLVVDLGCTPGAWSQYLRRRMSLQGAAVGDLNGTIIGLDLLPMEPIEGVTFIQGDFREAEVLQQLEAALAGRQADIVVSDMAPNLSGIASADAARVEYLIELAIEFAQNHMKPQGALVAKVFHGGSYNAVVQRFKDAFTQVKPFKPKASRDRSSETFLVGLGLK, encoded by the coding sequence ATGAAAACCAAAACCAGTAGCAAAAAGGTCAACAAGGCCTGGTTGCACGACCATATCAACGACCCCTACGTCAAATTGGCGACCAAAGAGGGATACCGGGCGCGTGCGGCTTACAAGCTCAAGGAGATTGACGAGGCCCTGCACTTGATCAAACCCGGGCAACTGGTGGTGGATTTGGGCTGTACGCCCGGGGCCTGGAGTCAATACCTGCGCCGCCGCATGTCGCTGCAGGGCGCGGCAGTGGGCGACCTGAATGGCACCATCATCGGGCTGGATCTGCTGCCCATGGAGCCCATCGAGGGTGTGACCTTTATCCAGGGCGACTTTCGTGAGGCCGAGGTGCTCCAGCAACTGGAAGCCGCGCTGGCTGGGCGCCAGGCCGATATTGTGGTGTCCGACATGGCGCCCAACCTGTCCGGAATTGCATCGGCTGACGCGGCCCGGGTCGAATACCTGATCGAATTGGCCATTGAGTTTGCCCAAAACCACATGAAACCGCAGGGCGCACTGGTGGCCAAGGTGTTTCACGGTGGCAGCTACAACGCGGTGGTGCAGCGCTTCAAGGATGCCTTTACGCAGGTCAAGCCCTTCAAACCCAAGGCTTCACGCGACCGTTCTTCCGAGACCTTTCTGGTGGGCTTGGGCCTGAAGTAG
- the yhbY gene encoding ribosome assembly RNA-binding protein YhbY, whose protein sequence is MPQIQLTPAQRKVHRAEAHHLDPVVLVGGDGLTANVIKEVDAALNAHGLIKVRVFSDDRTAREAMFQQLSTDLNAAPIQHIGKLLVLWRPQPEKEKVIDEDRMPGPRDFKVLKYSKRAGQRPEVKTLRVLGNQRLTAGGNVRRAKPKPKVSVKKRSQT, encoded by the coding sequence ATGCCCCAAATTCAACTGACTCCCGCCCAACGCAAGGTTCACCGCGCCGAGGCTCACCATCTTGATCCCGTCGTCCTGGTCGGCGGCGATGGTCTGACCGCCAACGTCATCAAGGAGGTCGATGCCGCCCTCAACGCCCACGGCCTGATCAAGGTGCGGGTGTTTTCCGACGACCGGACGGCGCGCGAAGCCATGTTCCAACAACTCAGCACCGATCTGAACGCGGCCCCCATCCAGCACATTGGCAAACTGCTGGTGCTGTGGCGCCCGCAGCCCGAAAAAGAAAAGGTCATTGACGAAGACCGCATGCCCGGCCCGCGCGATTTCAAGGTCCTGAAATACAGCAAGCGCGCCGGTCAACGCCCCGAAGTCAAGACCCTGCGGGTGCTCGGTAACCAGCGCTTGACAGCCGGTGGCAACGTACGCCGCGCCAAACCCAAGCCCAAGGTCAGCGTCAAAAAACGCAGTCAGACCTGA
- the greA gene encoding transcription elongation factor GreA, which produces MATIPITKRGAEILKAELHKLKTVERPSVINAISEARAQGDLSENAEYESAKERQGFVEGRIQEIEGKLSAAQIIDPASLDAGGRVVFGSTVDLEDEDTGDRVRYQIVGEDEADLKLGLINISSPIARALIGKEEGDTAVVQAPGGERSYEVVAVHYI; this is translated from the coding sequence ATGGCAACCATTCCCATTACCAAGCGCGGCGCAGAGATCCTCAAGGCCGAGCTGCACAAACTCAAGACTGTAGAGCGTCCTTCGGTGATCAACGCGATTTCCGAAGCCCGTGCCCAGGGCGACCTGAGTGAAAACGCGGAATACGAATCGGCCAAGGAGCGCCAGGGCTTTGTGGAAGGCCGTATCCAGGAAATCGAAGGCAAGCTATCGGCTGCGCAGATCATCGACCCGGCTTCGCTGGACGCCGGCGGTCGCGTGGTGTTCGGCTCCACCGTGGATCTGGAAGACGAGGACACGGGTGACCGTGTCCGCTACCAGATCGTGGGGGAAGACGAGGCCGACCTCAAGCTGGGCCTGATCAACATCAGTTCACCGATTGCACGCGCGCTGATCGGCAAGGAAGAAGGTGATACCGCCGTGGTGCAGGCGCCAGGCGGCGAGCGTTCCTACGAAGTCGTCGCGGTTCACTACATTTGA
- the glmM gene encoding phosphoglucosamine mutase: MGRQYFGTDGIRGTVGQSPITPDFVLRLAHAVGQVLKKTEARPTVLIGKDTRISGYMLESALESGFNSAGVDVVLLGPLPTPGVAYLTRAQRASLGVVISASHNPFADNGIKFFSAQGTKLSDAWEEAVEAALQQAPVWAESAHLGKSRRLEDAAGRYIEFCKSTFSNDLTLKGLKIVVDAAHGAAYHIAPKVFHELGAEVIAIGCSPDGLNINKDVGATHPQALVQAVKEHHADFGIALDGDADRLQLVDNTGRLFNGDELLYLMADDRLGRGEAVPGVVGTLMTNMAVEVALQSRGVQFVRAKVGDRYVLEELEKKRWILGGEGSGHLLALDKHTTGDGLISSLQILQACVRSGRSMAQLLQGVELFPQTLINVRLTPGQDWKANAALHSATQAVEAELGNSGRVLIRASGTEPLVRVMVEARDAKQAQQSAQRIADTLKV; the protein is encoded by the coding sequence ATGGGACGTCAGTATTTTGGAACCGATGGCATTCGCGGTACCGTGGGGCAGTCGCCCATCACCCCGGACTTTGTGCTGCGCCTGGCCCATGCCGTCGGACAGGTGCTCAAGAAGACCGAGGCGCGCCCCACCGTGCTGATCGGCAAGGACACCCGCATTTCGGGCTACATGCTGGAGAGTGCGCTGGAGAGCGGCTTTAACTCAGCTGGCGTGGATGTGGTGCTGCTGGGGCCCTTGCCCACGCCCGGCGTGGCCTACTTGACACGCGCGCAGCGGGCCTCCCTGGGCGTGGTCATCAGTGCCAGCCACAATCCGTTTGCGGACAACGGCATCAAGTTCTTCAGCGCACAGGGAACCAAGCTGTCCGATGCCTGGGAAGAAGCCGTAGAAGCCGCGCTGCAGCAGGCGCCGGTGTGGGCGGAGTCTGCGCACCTGGGCAAATCCCGTCGCCTGGAAGATGCGGCGGGTCGCTACATCGAGTTCTGCAAGAGCACCTTCTCCAACGACCTGACTCTGAAGGGTCTGAAGATTGTGGTCGACGCGGCACACGGCGCTGCCTACCACATCGCCCCCAAGGTGTTCCATGAGCTGGGCGCCGAAGTGATTGCCATCGGTTGTTCGCCCGACGGGCTCAATATCAACAAGGACGTGGGTGCCACGCATCCTCAGGCACTGGTGCAGGCGGTGAAGGAGCACCATGCGGATTTCGGCATTGCGCTGGACGGAGACGCGGACCGCTTGCAATTGGTGGACAACACGGGGCGCTTGTTCAACGGGGACGAGTTGCTGTATCTGATGGCCGATGACCGGCTGGGCCGCGGTGAGGCCGTTCCGGGCGTGGTCGGAACGCTCATGACCAACATGGCGGTGGAGGTCGCACTCCAGTCGCGTGGCGTGCAGTTCGTGCGTGCCAAGGTGGGTGACCGCTACGTGCTCGAAGAGCTGGAAAAGAAGCGCTGGATTCTGGGTGGCGAAGGCTCCGGCCACTTGCTGGCATTGGACAAGCACACTACCGGTGATGGCCTGATTTCATCGCTGCAGATCCTGCAGGCTTGCGTGCGTTCGGGCCGCTCTATGGCGCAATTGCTGCAAGGCGTGGAGCTGTTCCCACAGACCCTGATCAATGTACGGCTGACCCCGGGCCAGGACTGGAAGGCCAATGCGGCCCTGCACAGTGCCACCCAGGCGGTGGAGGCCGAGCTGGGCAACAGCGGTCGTGTGCTGATACGAGCCAGCGGCACCGAACCCTTGGTGCGCGTCATGGTGGAGGCCCGCGACGCCAAACAGGCGCAGCAGTCTGCCCAGCGCATTGCAGATACCCTGAAAGTCTGA
- a CDS encoding glutathione S-transferase — protein MITVHHLETSRSQRVLWLLEELGVPYDIKRYQRDPRTRLAPPELRAIHPLGKSPVITDGNEVVAESGAILEYLVEKFGEWAPPELAALQPATGTWAHRQCRFWMHFAEGSLMNWLVMKLVFMSIPKQPMPFFVRPIAKQLCAQVQAILIDPNLRTALEFIDAHLGKHSWFAGDQISMADFQMSFAIEAALSRSEGASRYPNIKAYRDRMVARPAYQRAVAKGGPVVMV, from the coding sequence ATGATTACCGTACATCACCTGGAGACGTCCCGCTCCCAACGCGTCCTGTGGCTGCTGGAAGAATTGGGCGTCCCCTACGACATCAAACGCTACCAGCGCGATCCCAGGACGCGGCTGGCGCCCCCGGAACTCAGGGCCATTCACCCCTTGGGCAAGTCCCCCGTCATCACCGACGGGAACGAGGTCGTTGCCGAGTCGGGTGCCATACTGGAATATCTGGTGGAAAAATTTGGTGAGTGGGCTCCACCTGAACTGGCCGCGCTGCAACCGGCCACAGGTACCTGGGCGCATCGGCAGTGCCGCTTCTGGATGCATTTTGCCGAGGGCTCGCTGATGAACTGGCTGGTGATGAAGCTGGTGTTCATGTCGATCCCGAAGCAACCCATGCCCTTCTTCGTGCGCCCCATTGCCAAACAACTCTGCGCCCAAGTGCAAGCCATTCTGATCGACCCCAATCTGCGCACAGCCCTGGAGTTCATCGATGCGCATCTGGGAAAGCACAGCTGGTTTGCGGGAGACCAGATCAGCATGGCCGATTTCCAGATGAGTTTCGCCATCGAGGCCGCTCTCTCGCGTAGCGAAGGCGCAAGCCGCTATCCGAACATAAAGGCCTACCGGGATCGCATGGTGGCCCGCCCCGCCTACCAGCGCGCCGTCGCCAAGGGTGGCCCGGTTGTGATGGTCTGA
- the lplT gene encoding lysophospholipid transporter LplT, with protein MPRAFYLVLGVQFLSTLADNAFLIVAIARVLELSGPGWLIPLLKISFTLFYVVLAPFVGPLADAFPKGRVMLLANALKVVAMVWLLCGGNPVLAIGLAGLGSAIYAPAKYGLITELLPARDLVRANGFFESVTVCAVIFGTVLGGLLVSPLMPRLAMPFPSLTLLVQPTALVAGMLVLLVMNAVAMLLSAAVVDSGARYDPHSIHPAQLIKRFVAENRVLWRDALGGLSMSVTTLLWGVGATLQLMVLRWAHEALGLPLAQAAYLQGITALGVVAGAILASRWVELTQAERLLPVGIVMGMLVPLLLCVHSAWTAALLLVLVGALAGFFVVPMNALLQHRGCTLLTAGRSIAVQGFNENAGMLLMLGVYAVAIAVEVPLHALVWGFAVMVTGGMVLIWWGRNRSLHRLPSRPMTR; from the coding sequence ATGCCCCGCGCCTTCTATCTGGTTTTGGGAGTGCAGTTCCTCTCCACACTGGCCGACAACGCCTTTCTGATTGTCGCCATCGCCCGCGTGCTGGAGCTCTCGGGGCCGGGTTGGCTGATACCGCTGCTCAAGATCAGTTTCACTCTGTTCTATGTGGTGCTGGCGCCCTTTGTGGGGCCCTTGGCGGACGCCTTTCCCAAAGGGCGTGTGATGTTGCTGGCCAACGCGCTCAAGGTGGTGGCCATGGTGTGGCTGCTGTGCGGCGGCAATCCGGTGCTGGCCATCGGGCTCGCCGGCCTGGGATCGGCTATCTATGCGCCTGCCAAATACGGCCTGATCACCGAGCTGCTGCCCGCGCGCGACCTGGTGCGCGCCAATGGCTTTTTTGAAAGCGTTACCGTCTGCGCGGTGATCTTTGGTACCGTGCTGGGAGGGCTATTGGTCAGTCCGTTGATGCCGCGCCTGGCCATGCCGTTTCCGTCGCTGACCCTACTTGTGCAACCCACGGCGCTGGTGGCCGGTATGCTGGTGCTGCTGGTGATGAATGCGGTGGCCATGTTGCTGAGCGCCGCCGTGGTGGACAGCGGCGCGCGCTACGACCCGCACTCCATCCATCCGGCCCAGCTCATCAAGCGTTTTGTGGCCGAGAACCGTGTGCTGTGGCGCGATGCCTTGGGTGGCTTGTCAATGTCGGTCACCACCTTGCTGTGGGGCGTGGGTGCCACCCTCCAGCTGATGGTGCTGCGCTGGGCGCATGAGGCGTTGGGCCTGCCTCTGGCACAGGCGGCTTACCTGCAGGGCATCACCGCGCTGGGTGTGGTGGCTGGCGCCATATTGGCCAGCCGCTGGGTCGAGCTCACCCAGGCGGAGCGGCTGCTGCCGGTGGGCATTGTCATGGGTATGCTGGTGCCGCTGCTGCTGTGCGTGCACAGCGCCTGGACGGCGGCGTTGCTGCTGGTGCTGGTGGGCGCATTGGCGGGCTTTTTCGTGGTGCCCATGAATGCGCTGTTGCAGCACCGCGGCTGCACGCTGCTCACGGCGGGGCGCAGCATCGCGGTGCAGGGTTTCAACGAGAACGCGGGTATGTTGCTGATGCTGGGCGTCTACGCGGTTGCCATTGCGGTGGAGGTGCCCCTGCATGCGTTGGTATGGGGGTTTGCCGTGATGGTGACCGGCGGAATGGTGCTGATCTGGTGGGGTCGGAACAGGTCACTGCACCGGTTGCCCTCTCGGCCCATGACGCGTTAG
- a CDS encoding GNAT family N-acetyltransferase, with protein MTDTIRVCLADYANPLHGKALVEMLDAYARDPMGGGEGLSAFAKAHLVAELARVPGAFSVLAFDGEADTIPVGLVNCMQGFSTFACKPLINVHDVAVLSAYRGRGIAERMFGLVEAVARERGACKLTLEVLSGNAGAMRLYARVGFARYALDPAAGEASFMQKWLG; from the coding sequence ATGACCGACACCATCCGTGTCTGCCTGGCCGACTATGCCAATCCATTGCATGGCAAGGCTCTGGTGGAGATGCTGGACGCCTATGCGCGTGATCCCATGGGCGGAGGCGAAGGTCTGAGCGCATTTGCCAAGGCCCACTTGGTGGCGGAGTTGGCGCGTGTGCCGGGCGCCTTCAGCGTGCTGGCATTTGATGGCGAAGCGGACACCATTCCCGTGGGGCTGGTGAACTGCATGCAGGGCTTTTCCACCTTTGCCTGCAAGCCTCTGATCAATGTGCACGATGTGGCAGTCCTTTCCGCCTACAGGGGCCGTGGCATTGCCGAACGCATGTTCGGCTTGGTTGAAGCAGTGGCGCGCGAACGCGGTGCCTGCAAACTCACGCTGGAAGTGCTGTCCGGCAACGCCGGTGCCATGCGCCTGTACGCCCGCGTGGGGTTCGCCCGCTATGCATTGGATCCGGCAGCGGGCGAAGCCAGCTTCATGCAGAAGTGGCTGGGCTGA
- a CDS encoding DUF4149 domain-containing protein: MSLTVLGFFVVPMLFANLPTPAMAGGMAAKLFSTQTAISAVCALLLVVLLRSDKHAMPTAVVPTITMLALAGALLALLVEFGVSPHIVARDNLRLWHGVGSAMYFAQWLCALAVFGKLALAVVAPQADAGNQV, encoded by the coding sequence ATGAGCCTGACGGTGCTGGGCTTCTTTGTCGTTCCCATGCTGTTTGCCAATTTGCCCACGCCGGCCATGGCCGGTGGCATGGCAGCCAAGCTGTTCAGTACACAAACCGCAATATCGGCGGTTTGTGCGTTGTTGCTGGTGGTGCTGCTAAGGTCGGACAAACATGCCATGCCAACGGCCGTGGTACCAACCATCACCATGCTGGCTCTGGCAGGGGCGCTGTTGGCGTTGCTGGTGGAGTTTGGTGTGTCACCGCACATTGTTGCGCGTGACAACCTCAGGCTTTGGCACGGCGTAGGCAGTGCCATGTATTTTGCGCAATGGCTGTGCGCCCTGGCGGTGTTTGGCAAGCTGGCACTTGCCGTCGTGGCACCGCAGGCAGACGCCGGTAATCAGGTCTGA
- the ftsH gene encoding ATP-dependent zinc metalloprotease FtsH, producing the protein MNNQWFSKIAVWLVIALVLFTVFKQFDARGTSGVGTLGYSDFLEEVRNKHIKSAVIQEGQGGTEIVAVTTDDRRVKTTATYLDRGLVGDLINNGVKFDVKAREEGSLLMTLLVSWGPMLLLIGVWIYFMRQMQGGGKGGAFSFGKSKARLLDETTNTVTFADVAGCDEAKEEVKEVVDFLKDPAKFQKLGGRIPRGLLLVGPPGTGKTLLAKSIAGEAKVPFFSISGSDFVEMFVGVGASRVRDMFDNAKKNAPCIIFIDEIDAVGRQRGAGLGGGNDEREQTLNQMLVEMDGFETNVGVIVVAATNRPDILDAALLRPGRFDRQVYVTLPDIRGREQILNVHMRKVPLGQDVSPGVIARGTPGMSGADLANLCNEAALMAARRNARLVEMQDFEKAKDKILMGPERKSMVMPEEERRNTAYHESGHALIGKLLPKCDPVHKVTIIPRGRALGVTMSLPAQDRYSYDSEYMLNQISMLFGGRIAEEVFMKQMTTGASNDFERATHIARDMVTRYGMTDALGPMVYAENEGEVFLGRSVTKTTTMSEQTMQKVDSEVRRIIDQQYALARKLIEDNQDKMHAMAKALLEWETIDSDQLDDIMAGKEPRPPKDWTPRTPNSGGGSDGGAPAVSVDPAPTVA; encoded by the coding sequence TTGAATAATCAGTGGTTTTCGAAAATTGCAGTTTGGTTGGTGATCGCCCTGGTGCTGTTCACCGTGTTCAAACAGTTTGATGCCCGTGGCACCAGCGGAGTAGGCACGCTGGGCTACTCCGACTTCCTGGAAGAAGTGCGCAACAAGCACATCAAGAGTGCCGTCATTCAAGAAGGTCAAGGCGGAACCGAGATTGTTGCGGTCACCACCGATGACCGTCGCGTCAAGACCACGGCCACCTATCTGGACCGCGGGCTGGTGGGCGACCTGATCAACAACGGGGTCAAATTCGACGTCAAGGCACGTGAAGAAGGCTCGTTGCTGATGACGTTGCTGGTCAGCTGGGGGCCCATGCTGCTGTTGATCGGCGTCTGGATCTATTTCATGCGTCAGATGCAGGGCGGTGGAAAGGGCGGAGCATTCAGCTTTGGCAAAAGCAAGGCGCGCCTGCTGGACGAAACCACCAATACCGTCACCTTCGCCGACGTCGCAGGTTGCGACGAAGCCAAGGAAGAAGTGAAGGAAGTCGTGGACTTCCTCAAGGACCCTGCCAAATTCCAGAAGCTGGGCGGTCGCATTCCGCGCGGCTTGCTGTTGGTTGGCCCTCCCGGCACCGGCAAGACCCTGCTGGCCAAGTCCATCGCTGGGGAAGCCAAGGTACCGTTCTTCAGCATTTCCGGTTCCGACTTTGTGGAAATGTTTGTGGGCGTGGGCGCATCCCGTGTCCGTGACATGTTCGACAACGCCAAGAAGAATGCACCTTGCATCATCTTCATCGACGAAATCGACGCCGTGGGCCGCCAGCGTGGCGCCGGCCTGGGTGGCGGCAATGACGAGCGTGAACAGACCCTCAACCAGATGCTGGTGGAGATGGACGGATTCGAGACCAATGTTGGCGTGATCGTGGTGGCTGCCACCAACCGCCCCGACATTCTGGATGCCGCCTTGTTGCGCCCGGGACGTTTTGACCGCCAGGTCTATGTCACGCTGCCCGATATCCGTGGCCGAGAGCAGATCCTGAACGTGCACATGCGCAAGGTTCCTTTGGGCCAGGATGTGAGCCCCGGTGTGATTGCGCGTGGCACACCCGGCATGAGCGGTGCTGATTTGGCCAACCTGTGCAACGAAGCGGCCCTGATGGCTGCGCGCCGCAATGCGCGTCTGGTCGAGATGCAGGATTTTGAGAAGGCCAAGGACAAGATCCTGATGGGTCCGGAACGCAAGAGCATGGTCATGCCCGAGGAAGAGCGCCGCAATACGGCCTACCACGAGTCCGGACATGCGCTGATCGGCAAGCTGCTGCCCAAGTGTGATCCGGTGCACAAGGTCACCATCATTCCCCGTGGCCGCGCCCTGGGAGTGACCATGAGCCTGCCGGCACAAGACCGCTACAGCTATGACAGCGAATACATGCTCAACCAGATCAGCATGCTGTTTGGTGGCCGCATTGCGGAAGAGGTGTTCATGAAGCAGATGACCACCGGCGCCAGCAACGACTTCGAGCGTGCCACCCACATTGCCCGTGACATGGTTACCCGTTACGGCATGACCGATGCACTGGGCCCCATGGTGTACGCTGAAAACGAAGGTGAAGTGTTCCTGGGACGTTCCGTTACCAAGACCACCACCATGAGTGAGCAGACCATGCAGAAGGTGGACTCCGAAGTGCGCCGCATCATCGACCAGCAGTACGCCCTTGCGCGCAAGCTGATCGAAGACAACCAGGACAAGATGCACGCCATGGCCAAGGCCCTGCTGGAATGGGAAACCATCGACAGTGACCAGCTCGACGACATCATGGCAGGCAAGGAACCCCGCCCGCCCAAGGACTGGACACCCCGTACGCCCAACTCCGGCGGCGGTAGCGACGGTGGCGCACCTGCGGTATCGGTCGATCCCGCACCAACGGTTGCCTGA
- a CDS encoding transporter has protein sequence MSTTPTTPYGADPSGLICGFQFGATGQGAPVDAQLALQWLSQTGADQHSGFVWLHFNLAHSAAEKWMREHLTLSDQFYESLRDGSRSTRVELDDDMLVAVVNDVHYDFAFEPSDISTLWLSVGPRLVVTARLQPLRSIDRLRDAVKRGAAMGSSVELLVHLMHDQGDVLVSIVRGTTQRVDEIEDNLLAGRLEKKRADLGSLRRLLVRLQRLLAPEPAALFRLLTKPPRWIVEDDLQELRQSTEEFNVALSDMAALQERIKLLQEEIAGRVAEASNRTLFVLTVVTVLALPINIIAGLLGMNVGGIPFNEHPYGFWIVVAIIVTFTAIAAWLAFRKPRD, from the coding sequence ATGAGCACTACCCCAACTACCCCTTACGGCGCCGACCCTTCGGGCCTGATCTGCGGCTTTCAGTTCGGTGCAACGGGGCAGGGCGCTCCGGTTGATGCGCAGCTTGCGCTGCAGTGGCTGAGCCAGACAGGTGCCGACCAGCACTCAGGCTTTGTGTGGCTGCATTTCAACCTGGCGCACAGTGCTGCGGAAAAGTGGATGCGCGAACACCTCACGCTGTCCGACCAGTTCTACGAGTCCTTGCGGGATGGCTCCCGTTCCACCCGCGTTGAGCTGGACGACGACATGTTGGTGGCTGTGGTCAATGACGTGCACTACGACTTTGCCTTTGAACCCTCCGATATATCCACCCTGTGGCTCTCGGTGGGCCCACGTCTGGTGGTCACTGCGCGCCTGCAGCCATTGCGTTCCATAGACCGGTTGCGGGATGCGGTCAAACGGGGGGCGGCCATGGGCTCGTCGGTGGAGCTGCTGGTCCATCTGATGCACGACCAGGGAGATGTATTGGTCAGCATTGTTCGCGGCACCACCCAGCGCGTGGACGAGATTGAAGACAACCTGCTGGCGGGCCGGCTGGAGAAGAAGCGCGCCGATCTGGGGTCGCTGCGCCGGTTGCTGGTACGGCTGCAACGTCTGCTGGCACCGGAGCCCGCCGCACTCTTTCGTCTGTTGACCAAACCACCCCGGTGGATCGTGGAAGACGATTTGCAGGAACTGCGCCAATCCACCGAAGAGTTCAACGTAGCGTTGAGTGACATGGCGGCGCTGCAGGAGCGCATCAAATTGCTGCAGGAAGAGATCGCCGGACGCGTGGCCGAGGCCAGCAATCGCACCTTGTTCGTGTTGACGGTCGTGACGGTGCTGGCGCTGCCCATCAACATCATTGCCGGTTTGCTGGGCATGAACGTGGGCGGCATCCCCTTCAACGAGCATCCCTATGGTTTCTGGATCGTGGTGGCCATCATCGTGACCTTCACCGCCATTGCGGCGTGGCTGGCGTTTCGCAAGCCGCGCGATTAG